The following coding sequences are from one Sphingomonadaceae bacterium OTU29LAMAA1 window:
- a CDS encoding glycosyltransferase produces MTDPVVSVVMPSYNGVAFIGETLESLARQTLRDWEAIVIDDCSTDDTRALVKAWPDSRVRLIERSENGGPVLARNSGIAAVRGRYIAGLDQDDLCLPDRLARQVAYLEAHADVVLVGAQAEQLREGKVSAMQYAPHSTPDLIAWLTWIENPIVWSTVMMRTGAARALDPFSRPALVYAEDFDLYHRIARFGRVARLDEPLVLYRQHAGGVSKRFISTMQASATQVLAQAHAALLGEDEAAALATLLVRHNMGGEPVPDRATLMRLGNGIATLQAAFIAQASPDAESSKLIRWETARRWARIGRAGLRSGAVSLGDVIAARPPHLGLGYAGIETLLWCGAIGAVRRWQARDPSASVTG; encoded by the coding sequence GTGACGGATCCGGTCGTCTCGGTCGTCATGCCGAGCTACAATGGCGTGGCCTTTATCGGCGAGACGCTGGAATCGCTCGCGCGACAGACCTTGCGCGATTGGGAAGCGATCGTGATCGACGATTGTTCGACAGACGACACCCGTGCGCTGGTCAAGGCCTGGCCGGATTCCCGTGTCCGGCTGATCGAGCGTAGCGAGAACGGCGGACCGGTCCTCGCCCGCAATTCGGGAATCGCGGCGGTGCGGGGCCGCTACATCGCGGGGCTGGATCAGGACGACCTGTGCCTGCCCGACCGGCTGGCGCGGCAGGTCGCGTATCTGGAGGCGCATGCCGACGTGGTGCTGGTCGGCGCCCAGGCCGAGCAGTTGCGCGAGGGCAAGGTGTCCGCGATGCAATATGCGCCGCATTCCACGCCGGACCTGATCGCCTGGCTGACCTGGATCGAGAACCCGATCGTCTGGTCGACCGTGATGATGCGAACCGGCGCGGCACGGGCGCTCGATCCGTTCAGCCGTCCCGCGCTGGTCTATGCCGAGGATTTCGACCTGTACCATCGCATCGCCCGCTTCGGCAGGGTCGCGCGGCTGGACGAGCCCCTGGTCCTGTACCGTCAGCATGCCGGCGGCGTGTCGAAACGCTTCATCTCGACGATGCAGGCGAGCGCGACGCAGGTGCTGGCGCAGGCCCATGCCGCGCTGCTCGGCGAAGACGAGGCAGCGGCACTGGCCACGTTGCTCGTACGGCATAACATGGGGGGCGAACCGGTGCCGGATCGGGCGACACTGATGCGGCTCGGAAACGGTATCGCGACGTTGCAGGCCGCATTCATCGCGCAGGCGAGCCCGGATGCGGAGAGCAGCAAGCTGATCCGCTGGGAAACCGCACGCCGCTGGGCGCGGATCGGACGGGCGGGGCTGCGATCCGGCGCGGTTTCGCTGGGCGATGTGATAGCCGCCCGCCCACCACATCTGGGCCTCGGCTATGCCGGGATCGAAACATTGCTGTGGTGCGGCGCGATCGGCGCCGTGCGGCGGTGGCAGGCCCGTGACCCGTCTGCCAGCGTCACTGGCTGA
- a CDS encoding EF-hand domain-containing protein: MLKYALLAGVMTIAAPAIAQTQANTAPTSTQSAPQAASGQVDPATTPQAAPAADPQAQPSAPMDSTAAAPAADAAQSAAAEPAAGADQVATVVQTEFPAYDANKDGKLEKTEFASWMVKLKQATDPKASATSAETKSWVNAAFAQADKDKNQSLTQPELIGFLSQGQS, encoded by the coding sequence ATGCTGAAATATGCTCTTCTCGCCGGCGTGATGACGATTGCTGCGCCAGCTATCGCGCAGACGCAGGCCAATACTGCCCCGACCTCGACGCAGTCGGCACCGCAGGCCGCATCCGGTCAGGTGGACCCGGCGACGACGCCGCAAGCTGCTCCGGCCGCAGACCCGCAGGCGCAGCCTTCCGCGCCGATGGACTCGACCGCGGCCGCTCCTGCAGCGGATGCGGCGCAGAGTGCGGCGGCCGAGCCGGCAGCGGGTGCCGATCAGGTCGCGACTGTCGTCCAGACCGAGTTCCCGGCCTATGACGCGAACAAGGACGGCAAGCTCGAAAAGACCGAATTTGCCAGCTGGATGGTCAAGCTGAAGCAGGCAACCGATCCGAAGGCGTCTGCGACGAGCGCCGAAACGAAATCCTGGGTCAATGCCGCGTTCGCACAGGCAGACAAGGACAAGAACCAGTCGCTCACCCAGCCCGAGCTGATCGGATTCCTGAGCCAGGGTCAGTCCTGA